From Brevibacillus marinus, a single genomic window includes:
- the hisG gene encoding ATP phosphoribosyltransferase — MSLTDRTQKLTIAMPKGRIFEESLVFLQQAGLNVTADLQDSRKLIIPVADSPLQFILAKPTDVPTYVEYGVADVGVVGKDVLLEEERDVYELLDLQIGRCRIMVAGLPDWQPVEAPRVATKYPRIASRYFREQGQQVEVIKLNGSVELAPLIGLADRIVDIVSTGQTLRENGLVELEHICEITTRLIANRASYRMKSEAVDEIVEKFMAVIPRPERSGKQ; from the coding sequence ATGAGCCTGACGGATCGCACGCAAAAACTGACGATTGCCATGCCCAAAGGGCGTATTTTTGAAGAGTCGCTGGTTTTTTTGCAGCAGGCCGGACTGAACGTGACCGCTGACCTGCAGGATTCGCGCAAGCTGATTATCCCGGTGGCGGACAGTCCGCTGCAGTTCATTCTCGCCAAGCCAACCGATGTGCCCACCTATGTGGAATACGGCGTGGCCGACGTGGGCGTCGTGGGGAAAGACGTGCTGCTGGAAGAAGAGCGGGACGTTTATGAACTGCTCGATTTGCAGATCGGCCGCTGCCGGATTATGGTCGCCGGACTGCCCGACTGGCAGCCTGTCGAGGCGCCGCGCGTGGCCACCAAGTACCCGCGGATCGCTTCCCGCTACTTCCGCGAGCAGGGGCAGCAGGTGGAAGTGATCAAGCTGAACGGCTCGGTGGAGCTTGCCCCGCTGATCGGTCTGGCCGACCGGATCGTCGACATTGTCTCCACGGGGCAGACGCTTCGCGAAAACGGACTGGTGGAATTGGAACATATCTGTGAGATCACGACCCGGCTGATTGCCAACCGGGCCAGCTACCGGATGAAAAGCGAAGCGGTGGATGAGATTGTGGAGAAGTTCATGGCGGTCATTCCGCGCCCGGAACGTTCCGGCAAGCAGTAA